The Corynebacterium qintianiae genome has a window encoding:
- the hisF gene encoding imidazole glycerol phosphate synthase subunit HisF — protein MGVAIRVIPCLDVDNGRVVKGVNFENLRDAGDPVELAKRYGAEGADELTFLDVTASKQDRGTMLDVVRRTAEQVFIPLTVGGGVRSVDDVRELLRAGADKVSVNTSAISDPNLLRELSQRFGAQCVVLSVDARRVPEGGVPQPSGFEVTTHGGTRSAGIDAVEWARTGERMGAGEILLNSMDGDGTKAGFDIELIEKVRSAVSIPVIASGGAGEAAHFPPAVEAGADAVLAASIFHFGEVSIAEVKEALRGAGQAVR, from the coding sequence ATGGGTGTCGCGATCAGAGTTATTCCGTGCCTCGACGTGGACAACGGGCGCGTAGTCAAGGGCGTAAATTTCGAGAACCTGCGCGACGCGGGCGACCCCGTGGAACTGGCCAAGCGCTACGGGGCGGAGGGCGCCGACGAGCTGACGTTCCTCGATGTCACCGCCTCCAAACAGGACCGCGGCACGATGCTCGACGTGGTGCGCCGTACCGCCGAGCAAGTCTTCATCCCGCTCACCGTCGGCGGGGGAGTGCGCAGTGTGGACGATGTCCGCGAGCTGCTGCGCGCCGGTGCCGACAAGGTCAGCGTAAACACCTCGGCGATCTCGGATCCCAATTTGCTGCGCGAGCTCTCTCAGCGATTCGGCGCGCAGTGCGTCGTGCTCTCCGTCGACGCGCGCCGGGTGCCGGAAGGCGGCGTGCCGCAGCCGTCCGGTTTCGAGGTCACCACGCACGGAGGCACCCGCTCGGCCGGCATCGACGCTGTGGAATGGGCCCGCACCGGCGAGCGGATGGGTGCTGGTGAGATCCTGCTCAATTCCATGGATGGCGACGGCACCAAGGCCGGTTTCGATATCGAGCTCATCGAAAAAGTCCGTTCGGCAGTTTCTATCCCGGTCATCGCCTCGGGCGGTGCTGGGGAGGCGGCGCACTTCCCGCCCGCCGTGGAGGCGGGAGCAGATGCCGTGCTCGCAGCCTCGATATTCCACTTCGGAGAAGTGTCCATCGCGGAGGTCAAGGAGGCGCTGCGCGGCGCCGGTCAGGCCGTACGTTGA
- a CDS encoding aminotransferase class IV: MNSYLWNSEWVPTDAPAGTFDRAESWRHLHGRASGLDAHIRRFAGAPVPVPPGMWEAAVELLDPAQDLFPRVTVSGKLFRLDIRPAPPARATTSLTVTGAPDPRRTPLVKGPDLVRLADHRARYLVSGTDDVVLGRYAETTTGALVGWEGDVLVVPQAEHLPSVTQAQVMERARHVGLRVRIGNLGPTMPLWFLNSVHGISPVDWVVTQEARVRVPARPDSPRWAAWWWDSFQRPWLKG, from the coding sequence ATGAACTCTTATCTGTGGAACAGCGAGTGGGTGCCGACAGACGCGCCTGCGGGCACCTTCGACCGCGCGGAATCGTGGCGCCACCTGCACGGGCGAGCCAGCGGGCTGGACGCACACATCCGGCGCTTTGCCGGGGCACCGGTCCCCGTTCCGCCCGGCATGTGGGAGGCTGCCGTGGAGTTGCTCGACCCGGCCCAGGACCTCTTTCCACGCGTCACGGTGTCCGGCAAATTGTTCCGCCTCGACATCCGCCCCGCCCCGCCAGCCCGCGCCACGACCTCACTCACTGTCACCGGCGCCCCTGATCCACGGAGAACTCCCCTGGTCAAGGGCCCCGACCTGGTCCGGCTCGCCGATCACCGCGCCCGCTACCTCGTTTCCGGCACCGATGATGTTGTCCTCGGGCGGTACGCCGAAACGACGACCGGCGCACTTGTGGGTTGGGAAGGTGATGTACTGGTCGTGCCCCAGGCGGAGCACCTGCCGTCTGTTACTCAGGCACAGGTCATGGAGCGGGCACGCCACGTCGGTCTGCGAGTGCGCATTGGAAACCTGGGCCCCACGATGCCCCTGTGGTTTCTGAACTCGGTGCACGGGATCAGTCCCGTTGACTGGGTTGTCACCCAGGAAGCGCGCGTCCGCGTTCCCGCACGCCCGGATTCTCCAAGGTGGGCGGCGTGGTGGTGGGACAGTTTCCAGCGCCCCTGGCTTAAGGGTTGA
- a CDS encoding indole-3-glycerol phosphate synthase TrpC codes for MHTARVVDGVVAAVLRDVGKRESVISFQDIKARSRAMAPTRDARAALLRHGCGVIVEIKRNSPVFGPTAPFAQSETQIEDVARAIEAGGAHLIACQTERLRFDGSLNDMADARDAVELPMVCRDVIVDPYQIHEARCYGADMIPLQVGILDQHRLEALLDRAESLGMEVMAEVRTGEEADRALCAGATVIAVNSWTFDTNSLNPDAFAEIAPGLPSEVIKISLGGVRTARDLIDAASSGADAVLAAEAVMSSEDVESATCRLAAAGQHPACPSRS; via the coding sequence ATGCATACTGCACGAGTGGTTGACGGCGTCGTCGCAGCCGTGCTTCGCGACGTGGGGAAGCGGGAGTCCGTCATTTCTTTCCAGGACATCAAGGCGCGCTCCCGCGCGATGGCTCCGACGCGCGACGCCCGTGCCGCCCTGCTACGCCACGGCTGCGGAGTGATTGTCGAGATCAAGCGTAACTCGCCCGTTTTTGGGCCAACCGCGCCTTTCGCTCAAAGCGAGACCCAGATAGAAGACGTCGCCCGCGCCATCGAGGCCGGTGGGGCTCACCTCATCGCGTGCCAGACCGAGCGCCTGCGTTTCGACGGCTCCCTCAACGACATGGCCGATGCCCGCGACGCCGTAGAGCTGCCCATGGTGTGCCGCGACGTCATCGTCGACCCGTACCAGATCCACGAGGCCCGCTGCTACGGCGCGGACATGATCCCGCTGCAGGTGGGCATCCTCGATCAGCACAGGCTGGAAGCCCTGTTAGACCGAGCCGAATCTTTAGGAATGGAGGTGATGGCGGAGGTACGCACCGGTGAGGAAGCCGACCGAGCGCTGTGCGCCGGCGCCACCGTCATCGCTGTGAACTCCTGGACGTTCGACACCAACTCGCTCAACCCCGACGCATTCGCAGAGATCGCGCCGGGGTTGCCGTCTGAAGTGATCAAAATCAGCCTCGGCGGCGTGCGCACCGCCCGCGATCTTATCGACGCCGCGTCCTCAGGCGCCGACGCCGTCCTCGCCGCGGAGGCTGTGATGAGTTCCGAGGACGTCGAGTCCGCCACCTGCCGGCTCGCTGCTGCCGGCCAGCACCCAGCCTGCCCCTCCCGGAGCTAG
- the pyk gene encoding pyruvate kinase: MDRRTKIVCTLGPAVASKDAIVGLVRDGMDVARLNFSHGDHADHEQNYRWVREATDETGHAVGILADLQGPKIRLGRFSEGKTQWDTGEEVRITVDDVEGTHDRVSTTYKQLAQDAKPGDRLLVDDGKVALVVTEVDGNDVVARVTEGGPVSNNKGVSLPGMDISVPALSEKDIEDLRFALNLGVDFIALSFVRSPSDVDLVHEVMDEVGRRVPVIAKLEKPEAVDSLESIILAFDAVMVARGDLGVEIPLEQVPLVQKRVIQIARENAKPVIVATQMLDSMIENSRPTRAEASDVANAVLDGADAVMLSGETSIGVDPHNVVSTMGRIVRVAETMGNVPPLNHIPRTKRGVISYSAHDIATRLNARAIVTFTTSGDTARRVARLHPEHPLLVFTPVQQVRSQLALTWGAETFLCPPVSNTDEMVKLVDEYLLNTGAFNVGDTMVIVAGTPPGVSGTTNTIHVHQLGEDTLNP, encoded by the coding sequence GTGGACAGAAGAACCAAAATTGTTTGTACCCTTGGCCCGGCTGTGGCCAGCAAAGACGCCATTGTCGGCCTCGTGCGCGACGGCATGGATGTGGCCCGCCTGAACTTCTCCCACGGCGACCACGCCGACCACGAGCAGAACTACCGGTGGGTTCGTGAGGCCACCGACGAAACCGGCCACGCTGTCGGCATCCTCGCCGATCTGCAGGGCCCGAAGATTCGCCTCGGCCGCTTCTCTGAGGGCAAAACCCAGTGGGACACAGGTGAGGAAGTCCGCATCACCGTCGATGATGTCGAGGGCACCCATGACCGAGTCTCCACCACCTATAAGCAATTGGCCCAGGACGCGAAGCCGGGCGACCGCCTGCTCGTCGACGACGGCAAGGTCGCCCTCGTTGTCACCGAAGTCGACGGCAACGACGTTGTCGCACGGGTGACCGAGGGCGGACCTGTGTCCAACAACAAGGGTGTCTCTCTGCCGGGTATGGACATCTCCGTTCCCGCGCTGAGCGAGAAGGACATTGAGGATCTGCGTTTCGCGCTCAACTTGGGTGTCGACTTCATCGCCCTGTCCTTCGTGCGCTCACCCTCGGATGTCGACTTGGTGCACGAGGTCATGGACGAGGTGGGCCGCCGCGTACCCGTTATCGCTAAGCTGGAGAAGCCGGAGGCGGTCGATTCACTCGAGTCGATCATCCTCGCATTCGACGCCGTCATGGTCGCCCGCGGTGACCTCGGCGTGGAGATTCCGCTCGAGCAGGTCCCGCTCGTGCAGAAGCGTGTGATCCAGATCGCGCGCGAGAACGCTAAGCCGGTCATCGTGGCCACCCAGATGCTCGATTCCATGATCGAGAACTCCCGCCCGACCCGCGCCGAGGCCTCCGACGTGGCCAACGCCGTGCTCGACGGCGCGGACGCCGTCATGCTCTCGGGTGAGACCTCTATCGGCGTCGACCCGCATAACGTGGTGAGCACCATGGGACGTATCGTCCGCGTGGCGGAGACCATGGGCAACGTTCCGCCGCTGAACCACATTCCGCGCACCAAGCGCGGCGTGATCTCGTACTCCGCGCACGACATTGCCACCCGCCTCAACGCCCGTGCGATCGTCACTTTCACCACATCGGGTGACACGGCCCGCCGCGTCGCCCGCCTCCACCCGGAGCATCCGCTACTCGTGTTCACGCCGGTCCAGCAAGTGCGTTCTCAGCTGGCGTTGACGTGGGGTGCGGAGACGTTCCTCTGCCCGCCGGTGAGCAACACCGACGAGATGGTGAAGCTTGTCGACGAGTACTTGCTCAATACCGGCGCCTTCAACGTTGGCGACACCATGGTCATTGTCGCCGGCACTCCGCCCGGAGTTTCGGGGACGACGAACACGATCCATGTTCACCAGCTCGGCGAGGACACCCTCAACCCTTAA
- a CDS encoding inositol monophosphatase family protein: protein MDSNEQYLEIAESVVASARELFISHLGAAPALFKASGDFATEADIAIESLMRTRLSQETGIPVYGEEQGGDLNSSACWIVDPIDGTSNYSSGNPNCSILVSLIRDGQPAVAITDIPLMDMRLTGVEGSAVHLNGQALPRIGSDTTAASQVGVGSVRSPDSERYPADVRLNMIATLADTDLRPRISGSVGVDFAFVAQGIYQAAVSFSPHLWDNSAGILLARCAGAVVTGPDGEPWTMDAVGAIAGTRRAHKIALSTMRSVSSK, encoded by the coding sequence ATGGATAGCAACGAGCAGTACCTGGAGATTGCGGAGTCTGTCGTCGCTTCGGCGCGCGAGCTATTCATTTCCCATCTCGGCGCGGCGCCCGCACTGTTCAAAGCATCCGGGGATTTCGCCACGGAGGCGGACATCGCGATCGAGTCCCTCATGCGCACCCGCCTGTCCCAGGAGACCGGCATCCCCGTCTACGGCGAGGAGCAGGGCGGCGATCTGAACTCCTCGGCCTGCTGGATCGTCGACCCTATCGACGGTACGTCGAACTACTCATCGGGTAATCCGAACTGTTCGATCTTGGTCTCGCTGATCCGCGACGGACAGCCGGCGGTGGCGATCACCGACATCCCGCTCATGGATATGCGGCTGACCGGGGTGGAGGGCTCCGCCGTCCACCTCAACGGCCAAGCCCTGCCGCGGATCGGCTCCGACACCACTGCGGCTTCTCAGGTGGGTGTCGGCTCCGTCCGCTCGCCCGATTCCGAACGCTACCCGGCGGACGTGCGGCTCAACATGATCGCCACTCTGGCCGACACGGATTTACGCCCGCGCATCTCCGGTTCCGTCGGTGTCGACTTCGCCTTCGTCGCCCAGGGCATCTACCAGGCAGCGGTGAGTTTCTCACCGCACCTGTGGGACAACTCCGCCGGGATACTGCTCGCGCGCTGCGCCGGTGCGGTGGTCACGGGGCCGGACGGAGAGCCGTGGACGATGGATGCCGTCGGCGCCATCGCGGGCACCCGGCGGGCGCACAAGATCGCCCTCAGTACGATGAGATCCGTCTCCTCCAAGTGA
- the lgt gene encoding prolipoprotein diacylglyceryl transferase, producing the protein METMILANIPSPPQGVWHIGPVPIRAYSLCIITGIIIALWLTLRRYKAKGGDPDVVWDAAIVAIPAGIIGGRLYHVITDYDKYFGPGRDPWQAFNVAGGGLGILGAVALGFFAVWALFRYKKVPLAPFADAIAPGIILAQAIGRLGNWFNQELYGRPTDVPWALDIYYRVDAAGRYAPLTGRSTGEIVASVHPTFLYELLWNLVVFVFLLWAEKRWRLGHGRVFALYLAGYALGRFFVELMRADEANHILGLRVNTWVSAILFIVALIVFLRLPRGQEDPSEVDPRRSSVAVRQGNVAATATSPASASSSSANTPAKRYGREAQDGSEPHEK; encoded by the coding sequence GTGGAAACCATGATCCTGGCCAACATCCCCTCCCCGCCGCAGGGCGTGTGGCACATCGGGCCCGTCCCGATCCGCGCCTACTCGCTCTGCATCATCACAGGCATCATTATTGCTCTGTGGCTGACGCTGCGCCGCTACAAGGCGAAGGGCGGGGACCCGGACGTGGTGTGGGACGCCGCTATCGTCGCCATTCCGGCCGGCATCATCGGCGGCCGGTTGTACCATGTGATCACGGATTACGACAAATACTTCGGGCCGGGGCGAGACCCTTGGCAGGCGTTCAACGTTGCCGGCGGCGGCCTCGGCATCCTCGGCGCCGTGGCGCTGGGGTTTTTCGCGGTGTGGGCCCTGTTCCGTTACAAGAAGGTTCCGCTGGCGCCGTTTGCTGACGCCATCGCCCCCGGCATCATCCTTGCCCAGGCGATTGGGCGCCTGGGCAACTGGTTCAACCAGGAGCTCTACGGCCGGCCCACCGACGTTCCGTGGGCCCTCGACATCTATTACCGGGTCGATGCAGCAGGGCGGTATGCCCCGTTGACGGGCCGTTCCACCGGGGAAATTGTTGCCAGCGTGCACCCGACCTTCCTCTACGAACTGCTGTGGAACCTGGTGGTGTTCGTGTTCCTCCTGTGGGCGGAGAAGCGCTGGCGGCTCGGCCACGGCCGCGTTTTCGCCCTCTACCTCGCCGGGTACGCTCTTGGCCGATTCTTCGTGGAGCTCATGCGCGCCGATGAGGCGAACCACATCCTCGGCCTGCGAGTGAACACCTGGGTCTCCGCCATCTTGTTCATCGTCGCCCTGATCGTTTTCCTGCGTCTGCCGCGCGGCCAGGAGGACCCGTCCGAGGTGGATCCGCGGCGCAGTTCCGTCGCGGTGCGCCAGGGGAACGTGGCCGCCACAGCCACCTCCCCAGCCTCCGCGTCCTCCTCATCGGCGAACACACCCGCAAAGCGGTACGGTAGGGAAGCGCAAGACGGCTCCGAGCCGCACGAAAAGTAA
- the priA gene encoding bifunctional 1-(5-phosphoribosyl)-5-((5-phosphoribosylamino)methylideneamino)imidazole-4-carboxamide isomerase/phosphoribosylanthranilate isomerase PriA — translation MSFTLLPAVDVVNGQAVRLDQGEAGTEKSYGAPLEAAERWRDEGAQWLHFVDLDAAFGRGSNHELMAQITRALGINVELTGGIRDDVSLQRALATGAKRVNIGTAALKNPEWTVDAIKRYGDAIAVDIAVREENGQWRTKGDGWTSDGGDLWEVVEFFDAAGCARFVVTDVSRDGTLTGPNVELLRDVSAATDASVTASGGVSTIDDVLEIARCADEGIDSVIIGKALYEHRFTLREVLQAVDAAADSAMRGEF, via the coding sequence ATGAGTTTCACACTTCTTCCCGCCGTAGATGTCGTCAACGGTCAGGCGGTGCGGTTGGACCAAGGCGAGGCCGGCACCGAAAAGAGCTACGGCGCGCCTCTTGAAGCCGCTGAACGGTGGCGCGACGAGGGCGCACAGTGGCTGCATTTCGTGGACCTGGATGCCGCCTTCGGGCGCGGGTCCAACCACGAGCTCATGGCGCAAATCACCCGCGCGCTCGGCATCAACGTAGAACTGACCGGCGGAATCCGCGATGACGTCTCGCTGCAGCGGGCGCTGGCAACCGGTGCGAAGCGTGTGAACATCGGCACCGCCGCGCTGAAGAACCCGGAGTGGACGGTGGACGCGATCAAGCGCTACGGCGACGCCATCGCCGTCGACATCGCGGTGCGCGAGGAGAACGGCCAGTGGCGTACCAAGGGTGACGGCTGGACGTCCGACGGCGGCGACCTGTGGGAGGTGGTCGAGTTTTTCGACGCGGCCGGGTGCGCCCGCTTCGTGGTCACTGACGTCAGCCGCGACGGCACGCTGACCGGGCCCAACGTCGAGCTGCTCCGGGACGTCTCGGCGGCCACCGACGCTTCCGTAACCGCGAGCGGAGGGGTCTCCACGATCGACGACGTTCTCGAGATTGCGCGCTGCGCGGACGAAGGCATTGATTCCGTCATTATCGGCAAGGCGCTGTACGAGCACCGCTTCACTCTGCGCGAGGTTTTGCAAGCGGTCGACGCGGCAGCCGACTCGGCGATGCGCGGCGAGTTCTGA
- a CDS encoding TIGR02234 family membrane protein: protein MAQQTVDKGLSRLGAAGLGLGGVTVALFSRAPWMHVSYFDDRVGGGVRDLSGAQWSTEVSAVSLLLVAAAIAVLALRRLPRRVIGAICALAAAVAVVSPMTLLTGGADPERVRVLLTAGAEDVQARAGSVSGMAELTSVELNSANLALTTLGFALAIAGGAAVALRPGRDSAKLNKYETEAVRKQKIGTDLEENPDSGRVLWDALDADIDPTDPSPDGSNPAGGNAGTRI from the coding sequence ATGGCACAGCAAACCGTGGATAAGGGCCTGTCGCGCTTGGGTGCGGCCGGCCTTGGACTCGGCGGCGTCACGGTCGCATTATTTTCCCGCGCGCCGTGGATGCACGTCAGCTACTTCGACGACCGCGTCGGGGGAGGGGTTCGCGACCTGTCGGGTGCACAGTGGTCGACAGAGGTCTCGGCCGTGTCGCTTCTGCTCGTCGCCGCCGCAATCGCGGTTCTCGCTTTGCGGCGGCTTCCCCGACGCGTCATTGGAGCCATCTGCGCCCTCGCCGCCGCCGTCGCGGTGGTTTCCCCCATGACTTTGCTTACCGGCGGCGCCGATCCGGAGCGCGTCCGGGTCCTCCTCACCGCAGGTGCAGAGGACGTCCAGGCGCGTGCGGGGTCCGTCTCAGGCATGGCGGAGCTGACGTCGGTGGAACTCAATTCCGCAAACCTGGCGCTGACCACGCTCGGTTTCGCGCTCGCCATCGCGGGCGGCGCGGCGGTGGCTCTGCGTCCTGGCAGGGATTCCGCCAAGTTGAACAAGTACGAAACGGAGGCCGTGCGCAAGCAGAAGATCGGTACCGATTTAGAGGAGAATCCCGATTCCGGCCGCGTGCTGTGGGACGCGCTCGACGCGGACATTGATCCGACAGACCCCTCGCCGGATGGTTCGAACCCTGCCGGGGGCAACGCCGGTACGCGAATCTAA
- the hisI gene encoding phosphoribosyl-AMP cyclohydrolase — MSTPADYQLDPAIAARLKRNDAGLVPAVVQADGTGEVLMMAWMDDHALAYTLATRRGAYYSRSRGEYWVKGLTSGNIQEVTGVRLDCDGDTLLVTVKQVGGACHTGDRTCFDADQLL, encoded by the coding sequence TTGAGCACCCCGGCGGATTACCAGCTCGACCCCGCGATCGCCGCGAGGCTCAAGCGAAACGACGCGGGACTTGTCCCGGCGGTCGTTCAGGCTGACGGAACCGGTGAAGTGCTCATGATGGCGTGGATGGACGATCACGCTCTCGCCTACACCTTGGCCACGCGCCGGGGCGCTTACTATTCCCGCTCACGAGGCGAATACTGGGTCAAGGGCCTGACCTCAGGAAATATCCAGGAGGTCACCGGTGTCCGGTTGGACTGCGACGGGGACACCCTTTTGGTGACTGTCAAACAGGTCGGCGGCGCCTGCCACACCGGGGACCGCACGTGCTTCGACGCCGACCAGCTGCTCTAG